In Paenibacillus stellifer, the DNA window ATCCAGGATGATGCTCATTCCGTCTCGTATGTGCTTGATTGCTTCCTTAGCGATTGAATGCTTCTCTGCCTGGTGCTCGCTTGCGCGCTGAGTGTAGTTGGAGCCCATGAACCGTTGAACCTTGACCGCCCCGCCATGAGAACGCTTGATTTTGCCTTCCGATTGGAGCAGGTCGAGGTCGCGGCGAATGGTCATTTGGGAGACGTTGAACTTCTCCGCAAGCTCAATGATCGTAACCTGGGGCCGTTCGTCCAGTATTTTCATGATTTCATGGCGGCGCGTTCCCATGAGCATAAGGTGAATCCTCCCTTTATAGATGCGCCTGAAAATAAGGCATTTTTTTCATTATAGCTCTGAAGAGATCTGCTTGTCAGCATCTTGTTATATTTTATGTTAATTTTTGTTCGAATTATGTGAATTTGATCTATACAAGCTTTCGTTTATGTGATATAAATAGGCTTAAGTTCAGTTTATTGACACGATTGAGTAATGAAATATTGCAAAAACCGTGACAAAAAGTATTGACATCGTGATTTTGATGGTTTTGGCGGTCGAAACGAAATGTGCGTGTCAGATAATATTACATAAACGATGGGAGCTGAGCTGCATGAGTTTTAGATATGAAGGTAAAGCGTACAATCTGCATTTTCTTCCCCGTCTGACGACGAAAGAGATAGCGGAATTACCGAAAGATGACGTGCTGATCGTCTTGCCGGTCGGAGCCGTTGAGCAGCATGGCGCTCATATGCCTGTATATACCGATACGCTCCTTGGTGAAGCGATGATGGCCGAAGCGTTCAAACATCTCCCCGATGGCGCGCCGATCTGGCTCTTGCCTTCGGTTGCCTATGGAAAGAGCACCGAGCATATGGAGCATCCAGGCACGATTACGCTGTCTGCCCAGACACTCATTATGGTCCTGCAGGACATCGCCGCCTCGCTCGCCAGAAGCGGCTTCAAGAAGCTGCTCCTGGTCAATACCCATGGCGGAAATGCCGATCTGCTCGGCATGGCGGCGAGGGAGATGCGAATTGCAACGGGATTGGCCGTCTACCGCCTTGATCCGGGATCAGTTGGTTACAGCGAATCATTTACGGACGCAGAGGAGAAGGCGGGAGGCATACATGCCGGCGATGTGGAGACATCGCTTGTCATGGCCGTCTGTCCCGATTGGGTGCATCCGGAGCTGGCCGTACGAGAGCTGCCGAACTTCCCGCAGTCCCCATCCTTCTCCTTCCGTTCCCGGTCATTCGCCTGGGTAATGAGCGACATTTCCCGAAGCGGCATCGCGGGCGATGCGACCAAAGCTACGCCGGAGAGAGGCGCGGCGATGCTGGAGGCGGCAGGTGTCTTGTTGGCTAAAGCGCTCCTGGAGATTGCGTACTTCGATATGGCTTCCTTGAAAAATTAAGAAAGTGAGGCGATCCCGGTGGAAGTGTCTGCTGACGTAAAAGAACGGGTGAAGATGGAACGTTTGTCCAAGGTATACCCAAATGGGACGGTTGCCGTACAGGACGTCAACGTATCGATTTCGGAAGGGGAATTCCTCTGCTTCGTCGGCCCCTCCGGCTGCGGCAAATCGACTATTTTCAAAATGATCACAGGCTTATCCAGTCCGACGGACGGCACGCTTCATGTCATGGGTACATCTCCGAAGCAGGCCCGTAAGCAGAGCGATACGGCCTTCGTCTTCCAGGAGCATACGCTGCTTCCATGGATGTCGATTATCGATAATGTCGGGCTGCCACTGGCGCTTCGTGGTGCTTCCCGCAAGGAGCGCAGGCAGGAGGCTGAGAGAGTGCTCGAGCTGGTTGGGCTCAAGGATTATACGAAGTCGATGCCCCGTCAGTTGTCGGGGGGGATGAAGATGAGGGCCTCGATCGCTAGGGCGCTCGTATCCAAGCCGAAGCTGCTGCTGATGGACGAACCGTTCGCAGCGCTGGACGAGATTACGAGACAGACACTGCAGCGGGAGCTGCTTGATATATGGAGCAAGGACAAGGAAATGACGGTGCTGTTCATTACCCATAACGTATTCGAAGCGGTGTTCCTGTCCACCCGGATCGTCGTTATGACGCCGAGACCGGGCAAGGTGGCGGCAATCGAGTCTGTTAGGGTTCCCTTTCCGCGAGAAGAGACGTTTCGCACCTCACCTGAATTCGGACAGATTGTCAGAACGGTATCCGAAGCGCTGAAGCACTGAGAAATCGAGGAGGTAGACAGATGACGGTTGACTGGATCAAGGAGATGACCGACCTGGTCGGCGAAGAGAAATTGCTGCTTGGCGACGAACGGCTTGAGAAGCTGTCAAAGGACTACTATTGGTATTCTCCGGTACTGGAGCCGCTACTGCGTGACAAGCGGGCCGACGGCATCGTCGTACCCGAATCGGAGGAACAGGTGGCTCAGGTGTTGGCCTTTGCATACCGCCACCAAGTGCCAGTTACGACGCGTGGAGCGGGTACGGGCAATTATGGCCAGGCAGTGCCGCTTGAAGGCGGCATCGTGCTTGACCTAAGCAAGCTCGACCAGGTGCTTGAGGTGACGGAAGGCCATGTGCGCGTGCAGGCAGGCGTTCGCCTGGGGGCGCTGGAGAAAATGCTTCGCGAACAGGGGCAGGAGCTGCGGATTTATCCGAGCACATTTATGAAGGCAACGGTCGGCGGCTTCGTCTGCGGAGGATCGGGCGGTATCGGTTCGATCACTTGGGGGAATCTGTGGGACGGCAACGTGCTGGAGATCGTGGTCCTGACGCTCGAAGAGACGCCGAGACGGCTGGTTGTCAGCGGCTCGGATCTGCTCGCCTATATTCACAACTACGGAACCAACGGTATTGTGACGGAGCTGACCGTACCAGTCACGACCAAGACGGAGTGGCGTCAGACCGTCGCCCAATTCGACGATTTTGAATCTGCCCACCGGTTCGCCCATGCCGTTGCTCTCGACGATTCGATCCGCAAAAGATTAGTATCGCCGATCGAATGGCCGATCCCTTCCTTTTTCAAGCCAATTCTTAAGCATCTGGAGCCTGGGAACAGCGTCTGTCTGCTGGAAACGGAGGAGGGAACCGGCGAAGCGCTCGCTGCTCACGCTGCGGAAGCCGGTGGCCGGATCGGATATGTCATATCCCCGGATCAATACCGCCGAACGATAGGGCTGTCCGACTTCACCTGGAACCATACGACGCTGTGGGCGCTAAAGACGGACCCTTCGCTCACATACTTGCAGTCGGGCTTCCATCCAGTCGATTTCCCGGGTCAGATTGCCAAGATTAAAGCAAGGTTCGGAGACGAGGTGCTGATGCATCTGGAGTTCATCCGTTCGGGGGGGACTGTCGTTCCTGCGGGGTTGCCGGTTGTCAGGTATCAGTCGCATGAGCGGCTGTATGAGATCATCGACTTCTTCCTGTCGATTGGCGTCAGCATTAACGATCCGCATACGTGGAAGCTAGAGATGGGAGGACGAGGCCAGCTCGAAGCAATGCTGGCGGCCAAGCGGTCAAATGATCCGCGCTCGCTGCTCAATCCGGGCAAGCTGCAGGCTCCCGCTCCCGAAGTGGCAAGGGGGGACAAATGATGAAAAAGGCAGGGAACGAAGCGACAGCCGGGACCGTCCCGATGAGACGTATAGAGGAAAAGCCATCCGCCGTGCCGAGTGTGAAGCCGCCTGTGTGGACGAGAGGAGTCGTGCCACCGCTTATCGCCTTCATCGTGTTCATTGGCGGGTGGGAGCTGATCTGCCGGCTGGCGAACGTGAAACCGTATTTGCTGCCGAAGCCTTCCGACATCATCCAGGCGGCTTCGGAGAATGCCTCTAATCTGTGGGTATCGGTATATACGACGATCAGCGAGGCGGTGCTCGGGTTCCTGCTCAGTGTCATACTTGGCGTCGGATTCGCTATCGTGCTCGCCAGTTCGAAGCTGATTGAACGCAGCGTGTATCCGTACGCCATCATTTTGCAGACCATTCCCATCGTCGCCATCGCTCCAATCATCGTCATCTGGTTCGGCGCCGGAATGAATGCGATCATCGTCATCGCCTTCCTGATCGGTTTCTTCCCGATGCTGTCGAACACGCTTATCGGGCTCAATTCGACCGATCACAACATGAAAAACCTGTTCTATCTTTATAACTCGTCCTCTTTGCAGACGATGTTCCGACTCCGTCTCCCGGCCGCACTGCCGTACATCATGGCCGGACTCAAAATTTCCTGCACGCTCGCCGTTGTCGGCGCAATTGTCGGGGAGTACATCGCCGGTATAGGGGGAGGCAATGGAGGTCTTGGATACGCCATTACCGTGGCCGCGTCACGCCTGCAGACTGCTTACTTGTTCGCATGCGGCATATCGGCCTCGTTAGTGGGCATCGTCTTCTTCTTGATCGTCAATGCCTTCTCGAAATGGATGCTCAGTTCCTGGCATGAGTCCGAGATGGGCTCGGAAGGCTAATCTGTTAATAGCGAGAGCGAGGTGCTGGCGATGCCGGGTTCTGAACCCGATTTGGAATTGATAAACGTTCGATTGCCCCTTGAGCAGGATGGAGGCTTGTTCAAGCTAACGGTTCGAGGCGGAATCTGGAGCGCCGTTGAGGCCCAGCAAGGTCCGGCGGAACCGGATGGCCACATCCCGATAGGCGACGCGGGTCTGGAAGAACTGTCGGATGCTCCGGCTCTCGACCTGCAAGGCAAGGTCGCGCTCCCAGGCTTCGTGGACGCGCATATGCATCTGGACAAGGCGTATTCCATCGAGCATGTCCGCAACCAGTCGGGTACGCTTCGGGAGGCGATTGAAGGCTACCGGTCATTGGCTGCTTCATTCAGCAAGGATACGATCAAGGCTCGCATCGTGAAAGCCGCGCTTGCATCGGTTTCTTTCGGCAGTTTGACACTTCGCAGCCATCTCGACGTGCCTCTGCATCTCGGGCGCGAGGTGGCCATGCGGACAGTGGAGGCGGCCCTTGAAGCAAGGGAAGAGGTCGGATCGTTTGTCGATATCCAATATTTCCCTATGTTCTATTACGATCCGGCAAAGGATGGTGAAATGACAGCTTTCGCCGAAGAGACGCTCCGGATGGGCATCGACGGAGTAGGCGGTGCTCCGCATCTGACGCCTGATCCGGAGCAGAACATCGGTTGGGCATTCAAACTGGCGGCTGGGTTCGGTCGGTTGATCGATCTGCATATCGACGAATCCGACGACCCGGCCGTCAAGACGATCGACACGTACTGCGACCATATCGTTCGTAACGGATATTCGGGCAAGGCGACAGCCGGCCATCTCTGCTCGTTGTCTGCGATGGAGCAGCCGGAGGCAGACCGGCTGATTGCCAAGATGGCGGAAGCGGGTGTTGGAGCGGTGACGCTGCCTGCGGTTAACCTGTATCTGCAAGGGAGAGGAGACAGCGGGAACGTCAGACGCGGAGTGACGCGAATCAAGGAACTGGCGGAAGCCGGCGTCCCGTTAGCGGCCGCATCCGATAACATTCAGGACCCTTTCCATCCGTTCGGCCGCGGAGATATGCTGCAAATCGGCTTGATCACCGCATACGCGGCCCATCTGGCCAAGGAAGAGGATATTCCTAAGGTGCTGAGCATGCTGACAAATACCCCAGCGGCCATCGTTGGGCTTACGAATTATGGAATTAGGCCGGGATTCCCGGCGGGCTTTGTCGTCCTAGACGCCGCTTCAGGGGAGTCATTGCTCCAGGAACTGCCCGCCGCCCGGTGGGTATACAACAAATCCCGTTGGATTCATGCTTCGCAGATCAAGCGGCAGTGGGCTAAGCGCTCCTGACCGATCGATAGGCCATGCGGCAAGTTGTATTACAAATTCGGTGCTTATCCCCATTCAAGCGGATACACATATAGAATTGTACAAGGATAAGGGAGGAAGGAACATGCGTATGCGACGGTTGGCAGGAAAGGAAGTAAAATTTGGCGCGATCTCACTGATCGTCGCGATTTCTCTCGTCTTAACAGCTTGCAGTTCGGGAAACAACGGACAAACATCATCTGCGGCAGGAGCATCATCTTCGCCAGGGGCATCAACCGCTGCAGGGGCATCATCCGGCGCGGAGCTGACCAAAATCACCCAGGTCACCAACTGGTTCGCCCAGCCGGAGCATGGCGGTCAATACGCGGCGCTTGCCAAGGGCTATTACAAGGATGCGGGCCTTGACATGACGATCCAGCCTGGAGGACCGGGAGTTTCAGCGACACAGATCGTTGCTTCGGGCCAAGCGGAGTTCGGGATGGGACAGGCGGACGAGATCCTTCTCGCACGTCAGAACGGCATTCCGCTCGTGGCGGTAGCGGCCATTTTCCAGAAAAATCCGCAAGGCGTTATGTTCCACAAAGGCAAGTTAAAAGATTTGTCGGAGTTAAACGGACATAAGATGTACGTGGGGAGCGGTTCCGCATTCTGGGAGTATTTGAAGAAGGCTTACAAGCTCGACCAGGTGCAGGAGATGAAGTATACCGGCTCGCTCGCCAACTTCGTGGCCGAACCGGATTCCGCCACACAAATTTACGTCACATCCGAGCCTTATACGATGCAGCAGCAAGGAGTCGACGTCGATTACTTCCTCAATTACGATCTTGGATATAAGCAATACGGTAATATTCTGTTCACAACCGAAGACTACCTTAAGAAGCATCCGGACATTGTTAAAGCATACGTCGAGGCGTCTGTCAAAGGCTGGAATTATTATAAGGATAACTCCGACGAGATTAACAAGGTGTTGCAGGAGACCAATCCCGATCTGAAGCTGGAAGCGATGGCATATGGCGCTAAGGCGGAAGAACCGCTCATTTTTGGCGGCGATGCCGAGACGAACGGTGTAGGCTTCATGAGTAAGGATATTTGGGAAGGGCTTCAGAAGCAGCTCGTGGATCTCGGTATTCTGAAAAAAGCGGAGCCGATTGACGACGTTTATACCAACGAATTTCTGCCTGTAAAATAATTAGGAAGATTTGTAAGGGGTGGCACTAGTGCTGCGGTATTCATCCTTCTGCAAACACTCCTGATTGTGAATGATGGGACGGAGGCGAGGCGCCTGTGAGGCATGATATGTGAAAGCGACCAAGGCATCCAATGAGCGACGGGGGAACATTATGGCGAAATCATACGATTTGATCATCAGAAATGTACGACAGTCCGACAGTAAGGAGTGCTTCGATCTCGCCGTCATGGGCGGAACGATCGCGGCGATGGGCGCCCTGGAAGAAGCTGTCTCCAAGAAAACCTTCGACGCCGGAGGCAGGCTGATGCTTCCGCCGTTCGCGGAGCCGCATGTTCATCTGGATACAGCGCTGACAGCGGGCAGTCCCGTCTGGAATGAGAGCGGAACACTGGCCGAAGGGATTGGGATCTGGTCTGCGCGCAAAGCGGCGCTCACGAAGAAGGACGTTCTGGAGAGGTCGGAGCGGACGCTGGGGCTATATATGGGGTATGGTGTACAGCATTTACGGACGATGGTTGACATCGGTGATCCGAATCTGACAGCGCTGGAGGCCGTGCTTGAGATCAAAGAGAAGTATCGTCCATATATCGATATCCAGGTGACGGCGTTTCCCCAAGACGGCATCGTCGCTTGTCCTGAGAACGAGGAGCGATTGAAAGTTGCACTTCGGCTTGGGGCGGACGGAATATCGGCCGTTCCCCACCTGGAGCGGACGCGAGAAGAAGGTGTACTGTCGTTGCAGAAGGCGTTTGAGCTAGCGGATTCGCACGGCGCTTACATGCATGTGTTCTGCGACGAGACAGACGACGAGGCATCCCGGTATTTGGAGGTATGCGCGTCCCTTGCACTTTCCATGGGTCTCGGCCGCCGCGTAACAGCCGCTCACGCCAATGCGGCAGCTTATTACAACGAGCCCTATTTTCAAAAAGTGCTCGGGCTGGTTGCAGCCTCCGGCCTGTCGATCATTGCCTGCCCGCTGATCAACAGCGTAACACAAGGGAGGTACGATGCTTATCCCAAGGGGAGAGGAATCACGCGAATCAAAGAGTTTATGGAAGCGGGCATCAACGTCGCGCTGGCTCATGACGACATTCGAACTCCTTTTTATCCGCTCGGCACTGGCAATCCGCTTGACGCTGCGCATATGGCCGCACATTTGGCACATATGAGCGGACGGGCGGATCAGCTCCGCCTGATCCGTATGATAACGGAAGGCGGGGTGATGGCGATGAATGCTGACGAGTCTTATGGCTATATGAACGGCGAATTGCGGGAAGGCGCTCCGGCATCGTTCCTTCTATTTGATGCCGATGATGTCGGCGATCTTATTCGAGAGCGGCCGGCACCGCGTTACGTGTTCCGCGGCGGGCGCCTCATTGCGGAGACGCAGCCCGCAGTTACCACCTTGCAAATCGCAGCCAGCCAGCTAGCCTATGGTAATGCTGGTAAGGAATGGACTAATGTACTGCCCGTGAGGTAAACGCAAAAAACCAAGGAACGGGGTGGAAACACACCACCTAGTCCCTTGGTTTTTTTGAAGTCATCCTACTATTACGATGAGCTTGGATCTCCAATAGTCCCCCTGGGATAGCCTTTTCTGTATAAGTTATATTCCTACTGCACCAAACTCTCCAAATCCGGCTGCAATTTGGTCCGCAGAGCATATAGCATGATGGCTCCAACAAGGAATGAAACGACCTCCGCAATGACGAGCGACCAGACCACCCCGTGGAAGCCATTCGTTCGATTGGCAATATACAACACGGGAATCAGAGTGATTCCTTGAATAATCGACATGATGAATGCTGCGGTTCCCTGCGCTGTTGCCTGGAAGATTCCCGTGAACAACGCGGTTATTCCTGAGATGAACAGGGATAAGAACGTCACATGCAGAATGTAGCTGCCCATTTCAATCAATTGCGGGTCATTCGTAAATAAACCCATTAACTGGTCGGAAGTCAGATAGACGATGACGCCGAACAAGACTGCCAACGCCGCAATCGTTTTGATCGTGAATCCGATGGTATGCTTCATTCGTAATTTGTTAGCTGTAAAAGAGAAGGCGATCAACGGCACGACTCCCTCGCACAAGCCCATCAGAATAAATTCAGGGAATTGCATTAAACGTGAAGAAACTCCGTAAGCCGCTACAGCCTGATCCCCATATTCGACGAGAAAATGGTTGAAGACGAGTGACATTGCACCCATGAAGATACTCATAACAAAGACGGGAACTCCGATCTTGAATACATTGCTCAGAATGTCCTTGGTAACCTTGAACCATTTAAAGGAGACAGTCAGGAATGGGCTCTTATATCCCATATGGAAAATATAGAATACACTCGCAACCAGGTTGGAAATGACCGTAGCAGACGCAACGCCGATCACGCCCCAATGGAAGACGAAGATGACTAATGCATCGAGAATAATGTTCACGACGACACTGAGAATCATACCGGTCATCGACGCGATTGCCGCACCCTCCGAGCGCACGATATTCTCCAGCGTGAAGCATAATACAACGAATGGTGAACCAATAAGCATAACGGTGACATAATCTTTTGTAAAACCGAAGGAGTCGGGCGTTGCCCCCAGGCCATGAACGATCGGATTGATCAACGGGAGGCCGACAGCCATCACGATAAGACCGATCATTAAGCTGCTGTAAAAAGCAAATGAAGACACATGCTTGACATCATCATTTTTCTTCTCACCCATCAATCGGGAGATGAATGTACCGCTGCCCATGCCAATCAAGTTGCCTAGCGCCATAATGACCGCGAATAACGGCAAGGTAAGCGCAAGTGCGGTTAATATGACCGTATTGCCCAGTGTACCAAGGAAATAGGCGTTCAAGATGGAGTATATGACACTCATTGACATGCCCAGCATCATCGGGACAGCGAAGTGAGCTACGGCTTTTGCGACCGGCGCTTGCTCAAAGTAATGGAGGTTTTCTGCATCCATGTGGGTCACCACTTTCTTAATTAAATATGATTGTCTAACAGTGTTAGGTTGAACCTTACAGTGTTAGATGATATCATGAACCTATTAACCTGTAAAGCAAAAACTTACACTGTTAGATAAAAGGACGGATATCGATGAAAAAGCAGCAGCCTCAGATTTCGGAGGACAGGATACTGGAAGCCTCATGGGAGCTTCTGGGGGAGGATGACATCGAGAAATTCAGCATGAGACGATTGGCTGACCGGCTTGGAATTCAGGCCCCCTCTCTGTACTGGTACTTCAAGAGCAAGCAGAAACTCTATTACCGTCTGGCCAATCAAGTATCCAAAATAATCCTGGAGGAGCTCCACTCCGAAGGGAATTGGAAGGAGCAACTGACTGTGCTAGCGGTAACGGTACGGAGTGTGCTCAGCCGATATCCCTGCTCCACGCAGCTCATGATGCAGACGCTTCCCCACGAACCGGACCTCATCCGGTTCACCAACCGCATGCTGCTCTGCGTGGAATCAACACCGCTTAAGGAGGAACAGAAACTGCAAGCGGTTCTTACGCTTGTGAACTATGTCTTCTTCTTCGTATTGGACGATTATCAGCATCAGCGTAATGTCTCTGCTATTCTTAAGGAGCAGGGAGGGCTAGCGGACGGGGAGATGGATCACCTTCTGGATTCCATGAGCGAGACGGAAGCAGGACTGTTCCGGAGGCTGTTCAAGAGCCGGTTGTTCGATCTGATGGGGACCGACGGGGCCTTTGAGTTCGGCGTGAATTTGATTTTGTTGGGGATTGAGCAGGTAATTAAGGAGCAGGAACAGGAGAAATAGGGTGTAAAATGCCGCTCATCCGGTAAAAGCTCTCCATAAACGATAACACATCGTTCGTGGAGAGCTTATTTGCATGAGCACTTCTGATGGAATATTTGGCAACCGTATATCCTTTCCAGCTGTGCCTTCAGCGGCTTGCCAGATGTAGTGTAGGATCACCTGACTAACGCCAGCTCCTCACTCAATCACAAGCAGGAATTTCCTCCTGCGACCGATTAGCTTATTCCAGATGGACGCATTGCCGGCCAGCCGGGACCAAACGGGGATTTCGCAGGAAAAGATGGGCCTTCTTTCCCATTAAAAAGCCAATATAATCGGATAAATTATTGAAGAGTTTTTGATATAATAAGCTTAAATTCTACTGGTATTCTACATATAATGACGATTTTCGCCTTTTGGAGGGTCTGAAGCGGCACACGCAGCTTCGTGGCATCAGCGTCGCAGCTCCCATAGAAAAGGCCGGTACAAGTCGATCTGAGGCGAAGGGAGTTACTCTAGAAAGGAAGTTGGACCGTGGACAAGGACACAGATGACCTCTTAAAACGGTTAATCGCCGAAAATAGCGCCTACAAAGCATTATTCGAAATCGACCCTGCCTGCATTTTCGTATTGAATCTTCAAGGCCGCTGTGTCGGTGCCAATGCCGCCGCAATGAGGCTGGAAGAATCCGTACCCGAACAGATGTCCGAATACTGGGAGCGGGCGCTCCTGTTCGGCAGCCGGGACGAAGCTTCCGACTCTTTCGTGCAAGCCTGCGAAGGACAGACTACCTCTGTGAAGATCAAGTACATTCAGAAATCCGGCAACGTCGCTTCCGTTGAGGTAAGCTATGTTCCAATCATGCATGATGAAGAGGTCGTTGGCGTGTTCGCTGTAGCCCGGAATACCACGATGGACCCAGCCGCTGGCGGTACGCCCGAGAAACCCGCAAGCCTTACTGCCGCTGCTCAAGGATTCCTGACCACAGGCTTTCAGGATCAGCCCGGACTGATCCTGAACTCCGTTACAGAGGGGATCTTCGGTCTGGACCAGGAGGGCAAGGTTCTCTTCGTCAATAAGACAGCTCTGCTAATGC includes these proteins:
- a CDS encoding creatininase family protein, whose product is MSFRYEGKAYNLHFLPRLTTKEIAELPKDDVLIVLPVGAVEQHGAHMPVYTDTLLGEAMMAEAFKHLPDGAPIWLLPSVAYGKSTEHMEHPGTITLSAQTLIMVLQDIAASLARSGFKKLLLVNTHGGNADLLGMAAREMRIATGLAVYRLDPGSVGYSESFTDAEEKAGGIHAGDVETSLVMAVCPDWVHPELAVRELPNFPQSPSFSFRSRSFAWVMSDISRSGIAGDATKATPERGAAMLEAAGVLLAKALLEIAYFDMASLKN
- a CDS encoding ABC transporter ATP-binding protein, which gives rise to MERLSKVYPNGTVAVQDVNVSISEGEFLCFVGPSGCGKSTIFKMITGLSSPTDGTLHVMGTSPKQARKQSDTAFVFQEHTLLPWMSIIDNVGLPLALRGASRKERRQEAERVLELVGLKDYTKSMPRQLSGGMKMRASIARALVSKPKLLLMDEPFAALDEITRQTLQRELLDIWSKDKEMTVLFITHNVFEAVFLSTRIVVMTPRPGKVAAIESVRVPFPREETFRTSPEFGQIVRTVSEALKH
- a CDS encoding FAD-binding oxidoreductase, giving the protein MTVDWIKEMTDLVGEEKLLLGDERLEKLSKDYYWYSPVLEPLLRDKRADGIVVPESEEQVAQVLAFAYRHQVPVTTRGAGTGNYGQAVPLEGGIVLDLSKLDQVLEVTEGHVRVQAGVRLGALEKMLREQGQELRIYPSTFMKATVGGFVCGGSGGIGSITWGNLWDGNVLEIVVLTLEETPRRLVVSGSDLLAYIHNYGTNGIVTELTVPVTTKTEWRQTVAQFDDFESAHRFAHAVALDDSIRKRLVSPIEWPIPSFFKPILKHLEPGNSVCLLETEEGTGEALAAHAAEAGGRIGYVISPDQYRRTIGLSDFTWNHTTLWALKTDPSLTYLQSGFHPVDFPGQIAKIKARFGDEVLMHLEFIRSGGTVVPAGLPVVRYQSHERLYEIIDFFLSIGVSINDPHTWKLEMGGRGQLEAMLAAKRSNDPRSLLNPGKLQAPAPEVARGDK
- a CDS encoding ABC transporter permease, whose translation is MMKKAGNEATAGTVPMRRIEEKPSAVPSVKPPVWTRGVVPPLIAFIVFIGGWELICRLANVKPYLLPKPSDIIQAASENASNLWVSVYTTISEAVLGFLLSVILGVGFAIVLASSKLIERSVYPYAIILQTIPIVAIAPIIVIWFGAGMNAIIVIAFLIGFFPMLSNTLIGLNSTDHNMKNLFYLYNSSSLQTMFRLRLPAALPYIMAGLKISCTLAVVGAIVGEYIAGIGGGNGGLGYAITVAASRLQTAYLFACGISASLVGIVFFLIVNAFSKWMLSSWHESEMGSEG
- a CDS encoding amidohydrolase family protein, with the translated sequence MELINVRLPLEQDGGLFKLTVRGGIWSAVEAQQGPAEPDGHIPIGDAGLEELSDAPALDLQGKVALPGFVDAHMHLDKAYSIEHVRNQSGTLREAIEGYRSLAASFSKDTIKARIVKAALASVSFGSLTLRSHLDVPLHLGREVAMRTVEAALEAREEVGSFVDIQYFPMFYYDPAKDGEMTAFAEETLRMGIDGVGGAPHLTPDPEQNIGWAFKLAAGFGRLIDLHIDESDDPAVKTIDTYCDHIVRNGYSGKATAGHLCSLSAMEQPEADRLIAKMAEAGVGAVTLPAVNLYLQGRGDSGNVRRGVTRIKELAEAGVPLAAASDNIQDPFHPFGRGDMLQIGLITAYAAHLAKEEDIPKVLSMLTNTPAAIVGLTNYGIRPGFPAGFVVLDAASGESLLQELPAARWVYNKSRWIHASQIKRQWAKRS
- a CDS encoding ABC transporter substrate-binding protein, translating into MRMRRLAGKEVKFGAISLIVAISLVLTACSSGNNGQTSSAAGASSSPGASTAAGASSGAELTKITQVTNWFAQPEHGGQYAALAKGYYKDAGLDMTIQPGGPGVSATQIVASGQAEFGMGQADEILLARQNGIPLVAVAAIFQKNPQGVMFHKGKLKDLSELNGHKMYVGSGSAFWEYLKKAYKLDQVQEMKYTGSLANFVAEPDSATQIYVTSEPYTMQQQGVDVDYFLNYDLGYKQYGNILFTTEDYLKKHPDIVKAYVEASVKGWNYYKDNSDEINKVLQETNPDLKLEAMAYGAKAEEPLIFGGDAETNGVGFMSKDIWEGLQKQLVDLGILKKAEPIDDVYTNEFLPVK
- a CDS encoding amidohydrolase family protein, with amino-acid sequence MAKSYDLIIRNVRQSDSKECFDLAVMGGTIAAMGALEEAVSKKTFDAGGRLMLPPFAEPHVHLDTALTAGSPVWNESGTLAEGIGIWSARKAALTKKDVLERSERTLGLYMGYGVQHLRTMVDIGDPNLTALEAVLEIKEKYRPYIDIQVTAFPQDGIVACPENEERLKVALRLGADGISAVPHLERTREEGVLSLQKAFELADSHGAYMHVFCDETDDEASRYLEVCASLALSMGLGRRVTAAHANAAAYYNEPYFQKVLGLVAASGLSIIACPLINSVTQGRYDAYPKGRGITRIKEFMEAGINVALAHDDIRTPFYPLGTGNPLDAAHMAAHLAHMSGRADQLRLIRMITEGGVMAMNADESYGYMNGELREGAPASFLLFDADDVGDLIRERPAPRYVFRGGRLIAETQPAVTTLQIAASQLAYGNAGKEWTNVLPVR
- a CDS encoding MATE family efflux transporter, with product MDAENLHYFEQAPVAKAVAHFAVPMMLGMSMSVIYSILNAYFLGTLGNTVILTALALTLPLFAVIMALGNLIGMGSGTFISRLMGEKKNDDVKHVSSFAFYSSLMIGLIVMAVGLPLINPIVHGLGATPDSFGFTKDYVTVMLIGSPFVVLCFTLENIVRSEGAAIASMTGMILSVVVNIILDALVIFVFHWGVIGVASATVISNLVASVFYIFHMGYKSPFLTVSFKWFKVTKDILSNVFKIGVPVFVMSIFMGAMSLVFNHFLVEYGDQAVAAYGVSSRLMQFPEFILMGLCEGVVPLIAFSFTANKLRMKHTIGFTIKTIAALAVLFGVIVYLTSDQLMGLFTNDPQLIEMGSYILHVTFLSLFISGITALFTGIFQATAQGTAAFIMSIIQGITLIPVLYIANRTNGFHGVVWSLVIAEVVSFLVGAIMLYALRTKLQPDLESLVQ
- a CDS encoding TetR/AcrR family transcriptional regulator, translating into MKKQQPQISEDRILEASWELLGEDDIEKFSMRRLADRLGIQAPSLYWYFKSKQKLYYRLANQVSKIILEELHSEGNWKEQLTVLAVTVRSVLSRYPCSTQLMMQTLPHEPDLIRFTNRMLLCVESTPLKEEQKLQAVLTLVNYVFFFVLDDYQHQRNVSAILKEQGGLADGEMDHLLDSMSETEAGLFRRLFKSRLFDLMGTDGAFEFGVNLILLGIEQVIKEQEQEK